A region of Dictyostelium discoideum AX4 chromosome 1 chromosome, whole genome shotgun sequence DNA encodes the following proteins:
- a CDS encoding filamin/ABP280 repeat-containing protein, with the protein MRVLVHVNNAKQSGDGANNSNGTLINYNSNNKLFLEIHPNQSIWMIKTLLFNLFQIPPARQQLYLKVVDEINPRETSKAYSKLLQSYRLVKDYKIYEGTELQMVALEKEIPSEFLVPPKKTQSNSMEKLPHFTNLSMSSMSNMDEILSGSGGGRIHVLSSKKGEECPALCFAVGKGLYRGISGVIYEIKLYRVDSKGMLIVNTSLNFQIDVIKKDSISVEDRKMAFTYEQRKSDYSLLKLQPIIYGEYSISIKIDDTPICGSPFHCTIIDELNPNLKELAFSNEWIEEVVQLITLMSNKPSTIDKLFSFGIEGLMNLMFYPDPTIQIHIIGIFAKLIEKDKNKERVLKEFGMDFIFKLVSLDNWSNFMELRKLVASSLCILSCYKPFLNRFFKEVGIDVISLIARSDFIDCPRSCAIFLSRVSEISFELNEYLISDSIKETLIYLLSIQDNITVNCTLKTISNLSSSFDLKKESNIKLLSNLLEYCKEFQEISKKVLIFKSFSNFCVNESLCTFLISNGILDLITPTHDKSGYFGIPMFCQWESNTINYIISNNNEINLKQYGYEFNQIFKEETDYVFFLSLTISNMLVSTTSLKIHDHFSRGNGLNLLKQFIICHECSVRSEAFRSFMIISNSPNDQCKKHLIQSGIIPYLVSSLFDSLSVETPFIVNTLANLCKYDPTCVENMGVDDIDKFIELLHRDSTSSLSKSISYILSHLIRHDKYKQRIVNGGGKLFLQYLIEFVRQGEISVLKYISQSDLELTKEIGRGVSGVVKRGKWKGYEIAVKQFNEEELGFSEREFHSEATIMSVLRHDNIVHCVGGSAQPGKMYLVCDYYSRGSLYSVITANICPLSNARIVHLALQVAKGMNYLHSLGIIHRDLKPGNLLIDQDWNIRISDFGLSRVVDNRMTKTVGTPCYMAVEVLKGLTDYSQQADVYSFAFVLWECISRQIPYKDFAQIQWISMVLEDSFRPPIPDSCLPEFRDLITMCWTSNPDDRPSFQQIITYLENLRLKMQDQGIYQILTGGSSVGIGGVGVVGVGSGGNSDEHESNIDIDTVSGSNNNESSTAVSLNENKINIDMSMHPTEELKNLVEVSKDDNPTNSDYDIRSSSTSSSPSTLSAPQSPVGSTSPMGSTSTSPISNNNNRPTHDHQQPHQVKWERIVPDKPNPNLKSKRLSAFRNKAVPISITDNNNNNNSANNNNNNNSMKNNSNASRNTFSSVSSPSSSADLSSGIESSNNRDDSFLSSGSSLSEQHRSVSNSVSNSVGGFSLPPPPLAPSFYASMINEKISSSTPTDNNNNNNNNNNNNNNNNNNNNNNNNNNNNNNNNNNSNNSINNNNNNGIAINYTNSINNNKNSNNNTSNTKYPISKCKSNPSFEALKSKFDKD; encoded by the exons ATGAGAGTGTTGGTTCATGTAAACAATGCGAAACAAAGCGGAGATGGTgctaataatagtaatggtactttaataaattataatagtaataataaactgTTTTTAGAAATTCATCCGAATCAATCAATATGGATGATTAAAACACTTTTATTCAATCTTTTTCAAATACCACCAGCAAGACaacaattatatttaaaagtgGTTGATGAAATTAACCCAAGAGAAACTTCAAaa gcatattcaaaattattacaaagtTATAGATTAGTTaaagattataaaatatatgaaGGAACAGAATTACAAATGGTAGCATTAGAGAAAGAGATACCATCAGAATTTTTAGTACCACCAAAGAAAACTCAATCTAATAGTATGGAGAAATTACCACATTTTACAAATCTTAGTATGAGTAGTATGAGTAATATGGATGAGATATtaagtggtagtggtggtggtcgTATTCATGTATTATCAAGTAAGAAAGGTGAAGAATGTCCAGCATTATGTTTTGCAGTTGGTAAAGGATTATATAGAGGTATATCAGGTGTCatttatgaaattaaattatatagaGTTGATTCAAAGGGAATGTTAATTGTAAAtacatcattaaattttcaaattgatgTAATTAAAAAGGATTCGATATCAGTGGAGGATCGTAAAATGGCCTTTACTTATGAACAACGTAAATCCGACTATTCATTACTTAAACTTCAACCAATAATCTATGGCGAATATTCAATAAGTATAAAAATTGATGATACACCAATTTGTGGTTCACCATTTCATTGTACAATCATTGACGAATTAAATCCAAATCTAAAGGAATTAGCATTCTCAAATGAATGGATTGAAGAGGTTGTTCAATTAATTACTTTAATGTCAAATAAACCTTcaacaattgataaattattttcatttggtattgaaggtttaatgaatttaatgttTTATCCTGATccaacaattcaaatacatattattggtatatttgcaaaattaattgaaaaag ataaaaataaagaaagagttttaaaagaatttggaatggattttatatttaaattagttTCATTAGATAATTGGAGTAATTTTATGGAATTAAGAAAATTAGTTGCAAGTAGTTTATGTATTTTATCGTGTTataaaccatttttaaatcGATTTTTTAAAGAGGTTGGTATAGATGTAATATCATTAATTGCAAGATCAGATTTTATAGATTGTCCAAGATCATGTGCAATCTTTTTATCAAGAGTATCAGAAATTAGTTTTGAATTgaatgaatatttaatttctgattcaattaaagaaactttaatttatttattatcaattcaaGATAATATAACTGTAAATTGTACATTAAAAACTATTTCAAATCTTTCATCAAGTT ttgatttaaaaaaagaatcaaatattaaattattatcaaatttattagaaTATTGTAAAGAATTTCAAGagatttcaaaaaaagtattaatttttaaatcattttcaaatttttgtGTTAATGAATCATTGTGtacatttttaattagtaATGGTATATTGGATTTGATAACGCCAACACATGATAAGAGTGGTTATTTTGGAATACCAATGTTTTGTCAATGGGAATCAAAtactattaattatataatttcaaataataatgagaTTAATCTGAAACAGTATGGATATgaatttaatcaaattttcAAAGAGGAAACTGATTATGTATTTTTCTTATCATTAACCATTTCAAATATGTTGGTATCAACTACATCATTGAAAATACATGATCATTTTAGTCGTGGCAATGGCTTGAACCTATTGAAACAGTTTATAATATGTCATGAATGTTCTGTTAGATCAGAAGCATTTAGATCATTTATGATCATATCAAATTCACCAAATGATCAATGTAAGAAACATCTAATTCAAAGTGGTATAATACCCTATTTggtttcatcattatttgatagTTTATCAGTTGAAACACCTTTTATAGTTAATACATTGGCAAACCTTTGTAAATATGATCCAACATGTGTAGAGAATATGGGTGTAGATGATATCGATAAGTTCATAGAATTACTTCATCGTGATTCAACTTCATCACTATCAAAATCAATCTCTTACATATTATCACATCTAATTAGACACGATAAATACAAACAAAGAATAGtcaatggtggtggtaaattatttttacaatatttaATAGAATTCGTTAGACAAGGTGAAATCAGTGTTTTAAAGTATATCTCTCAATCGGATTTAGAATTAACCAAAGAGATTGGTCGTGGTGTTAGTGGTGTTGTCAAACGTGGTAAATGGAAAGGTTATGAAATCGCCGTCAAACAATTCAATGAGGAAGAGTTGGGTTTTAGTGAAAGAGAATTTCATAGTGAAGCAACTATCATGTCGGTTCTTCGTCATGATAATATCGTTCATTGTGTTGGTGGTTCGGCTCAACCTGGTAAAATGTATTTGGTTTGTGACTATTATTCACGTGGTTCATTATATAGTGTCATTACTGCCAACATATGTCCACTATCAAATGCTCGTATCGTTCATTTAGCATTACAAGTAGCTAAAGGTATGAATTATCTTCATTCACTAGGTATCATTCATAGAGATTTAAAACCTGGTAACCTATTGATAGATCAAGATTGGAATATTAGAATATCTGATTTTGGACTCTCTAGAGTTGTCGATAATCGTATGACAAAAACTGTTGGTACACCATGTTATATGGCCGTTGAAGTGTTGAAAGGTTTAACCGATTATTCTCAACAAGCCGATGTATATAGTTTTGCTTTTGTATTATGGGAATGTATAAGTCGTCAAATACCATACAAAGATTTCGCTCAAATTCAATGGATTTCAATGGTATTGGAAGACTCATTCAGACCACCAATACCCGATAGTTGTTTACCAGAGTTTAGAGATCTCATTACAATGTGTTGGACTTCAAACCCTGATGATCGTCCATCTTTTCAACAAATTATTACTTATTTAGAAAATCTTAGATTGAAAATGCAAGATCAAGGTATCTATCAAATACTTACAGGTGGTAGCAGCGTTGGTATTGGTGGTGTAGgagttgttggtgttggtagtggtggtaattcTGATGAACATGAATCAAACATTGATATCGATACAGTTAGtggttcaaataataatgagtCATCAACTGCTGTCTccttaaatgaaaataaaattaatatcgaTATGTCAATGCATCCAACTGAggaattaaagaatttagtTGAAGTTTCAAAAGATGATAACCCAACCAATTCAGACTATGATATTAGATCAAGTTCAACTTCATCTTCACCTTCAACTTTATCTGCTCCTCAAAGTCCAGTCGGCTCAACTAGTCCAATGGGTTCAACTTCAACCAGTccaatatcaaataataacaatagacCCACTCATGATCATCAACAACCTCATCAAGTTAAATGGGAAAGAATTGTACCTGATAAACCaaatccaaatttaaaatcaaaaagattATCAGCATTTAGAAATAAAGCAGTACCAATATCAATcactgataataataacaataataacagtgctaataataataataataataatagtatgaaaaataatagtaatgctTCAAGAAATACTTTTTCATCagtatcatcaccatcatcatcagctGATTTATCAAGTGGAATTGAAAGTAGCAATAATAGGGAtgattcatttttatcaagTGGTAGTTCATTATCAGAACAACACCGTAGTGTCAGTAATAGTGTCAGTAATAGTGTTGGCGGATTTAGTTTACCACCACCCCCATTAGCTCCTTCTTTTTATGCTTCAATGATTAATGAAAAGATCTCTTCATCAACACCtacagataataataataataataataataataataataataataataataataataataataataataataataataataataataataataataataataataataatagtaataacagcattaataataataataataatggtattgcTATTAATTATACCAacagtattaataataataaaaatagcaACAATAATACAAGTAATACTAAATATCCAATTTCAAAATGTAAATCAAATCCTTCTTTTGAGGCTTTGAAATCAAAGTTTGATAAggattaa
- the atxn10 gene encoding hypothetical protein, with protein MKVNSTTEIIKSLLECLSKEISNGEDEDTMITDITELFNLSKEFDVRKEISNKHNEFLNILMNYIIKSTTANGDNNEKLFKFNLTSIRFLRNLCANVSENQNIIISNSNFINFIINQLINENNNIKITLNKKNILTSLYQLLINGIVLNDKTQSLLWSNIYPNNLIILIEKYKDNDEFKLLPTNLMLIYNCILNSKDRMKDLVCNKRLVQLIIELIKEDDTFDHEYNTQNFHWIHLISKSLFINDLFIDLYKSLSDNKYSTELVKSTTESTTESTTTESTDSTTDSTTTTTTGKTNKNQVKLLNLLDSIIHDGDKKNIKEYIEKDSIIDLKTCYFMIDELASLYNLDFARKDLKVETQQLTTSLNQSDFDAIFFFIKIFANITSYTEEMLSLSLSIFKPNQIPTKQQEGEEDPVNQILNDPFSKDSAIDPSASKKFDLNTLLRKKGLVAICIGSLHGNYGSDTNKSSSSSSSSSSSTTTDGETVTSKGFNKNIESQDKGFKIELIRILGNLSYKNRGNQDEIRELGGIEIILNHCRFDVNNPYIKEWSVFAIRNLCEDNVENQNLIESLKVKGVANNDELKDLGLEVGVTENGTIKFKNVPKKEKENNQ; from the exons atgaaagtaaattcaacaacagaaataataaaatcattattagaatgtttatcaaaagaaattagtaATGGAGAGGATGAGGATACAATGATTACAGATATCACAGAATTATTTAACCTTTCAAAAGAATTTGATGTTAGAAAAGAAATATCAAATAAAcataatgaatttttaaatatcttaatgaattatataataaagtcaacaacagcaaatggtgataataatgaaaaattatttaaattcaatttaacaTCAATTAGATTTTTAAGAAACTTATGCGCAAATGTTTCAGAGaatcaaaatattataatttcaaattcaaattttataaatttcataataaatcaactaataaatgaaaataataatattaaaataactcttaataaaaaaaatatcctaACATCAttatatcaattattaattaatggtattgttttaaatgataaaactCAATCTTTATTATGGTCAAATATCtatccaaataatttaat aatattaattgaaaaatataaagataatgatgaatttaaattattaccaaccaatttaatgttaatttataattgtatATTAAATAGTAAAGATAGAATGAAAGATTTAGTTTGTAATAAAAGATTAGTTCAATTAATTATAGAGTTAATTAAAGAAGATGATACATTCGATCACGAATATAATACTCAAAATTTTCATTggattcatttaatttccaaaagtttatttatcaatgatttattcattgatttatataaatcattatcagataataaatattcaacTGAATTAGTTAAATCAACAACTGAATCAACAACtgaatcaacaacaacagaatCTACAGATTCAACAAcagattcaacaacaacaacaacaacaggtaaaacaaataaaaatcaagttaaattattaaatcttttagaTTCAATTATACATGATGGTGATAAGAAGAATATTAAagaatatattgaaaaagattcaataattgatttaaagaCTTGTTATTTCATGATTGATGAATTGGCaagtttatataatttagaCTTCGCTcgtaaagatttaaaagttGAAACTCAACAATTGACAACAAGTTTAAATCAATCAGATTTCGATgcaatctttttctttattaaaatatttgcaAATATTACATCATACACTGAAGAGatgttatcattatcattatcaatatttaaaccAAACCAAATACCAACTAAACAACAAGAGGGGGAAGAGGATCCAGTTAATCAAATTCTAAATGATCCATTCTCAAAGGATAGTGCAATTGATCCATCTGCTTCTAAAAAATTCGATTTAAATACtttattaagaaaaaaagGTTTAGTTGCTATTTGTATTGGTTCTTTACATGGTAATTATGGTAGTGATACAaacaaatcatcatcatcatcatcatcatcatcatcatcaacaacaacagatgGTGAAACTGTAACATCAAAAgggtttaataaaaatattgaatcacAAGATAAAGGTTTCAAAATTGAACTCATTCGTATTTTAGGTAATTTATCTTACAAAAATAGAGGTAATCAAGATGAAATTCGTGAATTAGGTGGTattgaaatcattttaaatcattgtCGTTTTGATGTTAATAATCCAT aTATTAAAGAATGGTCAGTATTTGCAATTAGAAATCTTTGTGAAGATAATGTAGagaatcaaaatttaattgaaagttTGAAAGTTAAAGGTGTTGCAAATAATGATGAACTTAAAGATTTAGGTCTTGAGGTTGGTGTAACTGAAAATGgtacaattaaatttaaaaatgtaccaaaaaaagaaaaagaaaataatcaataa
- a CDS encoding osmotically inducible family protein — MSNSGKTLKFLANSVWRGSLNGSGMTTSGGNAFKKGLPLEVPSLARGLPDSKQDENKTNPEELVAAAHSACFTMTLSAILGAHKLSPKEIDTKGTLTLEKRPDGFKVSSIHLTCSGNVPGIDENKFKEYANMAKKNCPMSKLFNNNCDISLDAKLV; from the exons atGAGTAATAGTGGAAAAACTTTAAAGTTTTTAGCAAATAGTGTATGGAGAGGTTCTTTAAATGGTTCTGGTATGACAACTAGTGGTGGAAATGCATTTAAAAAAG gtctACCATTAGAAGTACCATCTTTAGCGAGAGGTTTACCAGATTCAAAacaagatgaaaataaaactaacCCTGAAGAACTTGTAGCCGCTGCACATAGTGCTTGTTTTACTATGACTTTAAGTGCTATTTTAGGTGCACATAAGTTATCACCAAAGGAAATAGATACCAAAGGAACTTTAACATTGGAAAAAAGACCAGATGGTTTCAAAGTTTCAAGTATTCATTTAACTTGTAGTGGAAATGTACCAGgtattgatgaaaataaattcaaagaaTATGCCAACATGGCAAAAAAGAATTGTCCAATGTCAAagttatttaataataattgtgatATTTCATTAGATGCAAAATTAGTTTAG